The DNA sequence AAAAGAATAGCCGTTTTCCAGGAGCTGGTTAATCCCCGCCGGATGATCTCCGAGGCTGCCTTTGCCGTTAATAAGATTACGCAGGAGATGCTGCGGGATGCCCCCGGCATAGAGACAGTGCTGCCGAAATTCCTGGATTTTATTCAGGGCAGCTGCCTATGTTCTTATAACGCCGGATTTGATTTAGAATTTTTAAATAGCGAACTTAAGTCCATAGGCAAAACACTAACTTACAATAATGCGGTCGTGGACATCTTAAAAATGGCCAGAAGAATCCTGCCGCGCCTGGAGCGTTATGCCTTATGGTTTGTGGCGGATAAACTCGGAGTAAAGGCCGCGCAGAAACACCGCGCGCTCTCCGACGTAGAATTAACGCTGGAGGTATTCCATAAATTAAAGGCAATATTGCAGGATAAAGGCATCATGGATTTTCAAAATTTCCTCGGGCTCTTCGGCCTGAATTCCGCTTTTTTAGAGGATATAAATAACCAGAAGCTCGCCAAGATACAACAGGCCTTAGACCTGAGGGTGAGCCTGAAAATAAAATATCTCTCCAGTTCCAGTGCCACGGTTTCAGAGCGCGAGGTTATCCCCAAAGAAATCAAACAGGAGAAGAACAGGCATTATTTAGTAGGCTACTGTTGCCTTAGAAAAGAAGAACGCACTTTTAGGGTAGATGGCATACTCCATCTTGAAATCGTATAAATTAAAGTTTACGCCTTTTGAGATTTTTACCGCCCTAAGGCAGGAGAAGAACTGTTTCTTCTTAGATAGCAGCCTGAACGCAAATCTTCTGGGCAGGTATTCCTTTTTGGGTATTGACCCTTTTTATATCTTAGAAACGAAAGGAGAAGACCCCTTACCGAAATTAAGAGAAATTTTGGCTCGATATAAGGTTGCTAATCATAAAAACGGCCCTCCTTTTTTAGGAGGCGCAGTGGGGTATTTGGCCTATGACCTGGGGTTTATTTTAGAAAAGAAGTTAAAGATTAAACCTAAACCAAGCCCGGGGATCCCGGATTGCCTATTTGCCTTCTACAATACCGTAATCATCCTCGACCATTTAAAAAAAATAACGCATATATCCTCAGTAGGGTTTCCTGAGAAAAAATACCGCCTGGAAAAAACGCTCTGTGAATCTAATGTCAGAAAGATAGAGAGGTTACTTTCGCGTATTAATACATGCGAGTCAGGTAACGGAAAGAATAAACCCCAGAATAAGCCCCTTGGATTAAAATCAAATTTTACAAAAGAAGGTTATATTTTAGCGGTAAAAAAAGCCAAGGAATATATCAGAAGGGGCGATATCTATCAGGTCAATCTGGCGCAGGAATTTCAGGCCCAGGCAACTTTATCCGGCTGGGAAATCTATCGGCGCCTGCGCAAAATCAGCCCTTCTTATTTTAGCAGTTATTTTGATGCAGGAGGCCAGCAGATCTTAAGCTCTTCTCCGGAGGGCTTTTTAAGGTTACAGGCTGGGCGGGTAACTACGCGCCCGATGAAAGGCACGCGAGCGCGTTCTCAAAACCGGATAAAAGATGCAAAATTAAAAAAAGAACTCTTGGATAGCGCTAAAGACAAGGCAGAGTTGGCCATGATCGTGGATTTAGAGAGGAATGATTTGGGCCGTGTCTGCAATTATGATTCCATAAAGGTAGATACCTTTAGGCAATTAGAAGAGTATAGCACCGTATTCCAGACTACGGCTAGTGTCTATGGCTCGCTGCATAAAAATAAAGATAACCTTGATCTCATCCGCGCCTGTTTCCCCGGAGGCTCAATTACCGGCTGCCCGAAAATCCGCGCCATGGAAATTATTGAAGAATTGGAACCAAGCAGGAGGTCTATATATACAGGCTGCCTGGGTTATTTGAGCTTTTGCGGCAATATGGACTTGAATATCTTAATCCGCACTATTTTGAAAAAAGAAGATAAGCTTTATTTTAGCGTAGGCGGTGGCATTGTCGCAGACTCAAGGCCGCAAGCCGAATATGAAGAGACGCTGGTGAAGGCTAAGGCGATGATGGAGGCAATAAACGCGTTATAGCGTTCAAAAGCAAGTAACGCAATAACGAACCGTAGAATGAAAGAAATCATTTTTTTAAATGGTAAGTTTTTACCTTTGCGTGAGGCGAAAATATCAATTTTAACGCCCGGATTTTTATACGGCTGGGGGTTATTTGAAACGATGCGCGCATATCATGAGAAGATAGTTTATTTTAATGCGCATTTAGAAAGAATTAACCGTTCCTGTAAATTAATCGGCATAAACATGCCTTATTCCCGGAATAAATTAAAAGGGATTATCCAGGAGACAGTGAAAACCAATGCTTTTACGGATGCCCGCGTCAGGTTGACTCTTTGGAAATTCGCGGCGGGGGCAGATACTCTGGTCAGCGTCAAAAAATATTGCCCCTATAGTTACGCAAAGTATAAAAATGGTTTTCGTGCCTGCGTTTCTTCCTTCAGGCAAAACGAGGGTTCTCATTTAGCGCAGCTTAAGACGACCAGTTATCTTTTATACAGGTTAGCTTACCAGCAGGCGAAAGAGCAGGGTTTTGACGAGTCGGTTATCTTGAACCCCAGAGGTTATATTTGTGAAGGCAGCAGTACTAACATATTCTTAGTAAAAAATCAGGAATTATGGACGCCTGCCTTAGAATGCGGTTGTTTAAACGGCATTACCCGTAAGGCCGTATTGGACCTGGCAAAAAAATATCATATTAAGGCGTATGAGGGTAATCTTAGCCTACCCGATTTGTATGCTGCTGATGAGGCATTCCTGACTAATTCTCTGCTGGGGATTATGCCTTTGGCAGCCGTAGAAAAACAGAGGGCCGGCAAAGGCACAGGCAGGTATAGAATTACCCGGTTTTTTATGCAAGAATACCATTCTTTACTAACACGTGGAACTTAAAAAAATAAAACTTCCCTTTAAGATAAAAAAAGCGGTTTTGGCCTTGGGGCCGCAGAAAAAAAACAGGGTTTGTTTCACCCGGGGTAATTATGCATATATGAGCCCTTTACATGCAGATTTAAATAATCCGGGAGATTTTTTTAGTTTTGAGAAAAGTGTAAAATATTTCTTGAAAAAGAACCCCAAGATTATTGCTTGTGATCTGCATCCTGAATATCAATCCACTAAATACGGCCAAAACTTACAGCTTACAGCTTACAGCTTACAGCTTATCCAGCACCACCACGCCCACATTGCTTCCTGCATGGTTGAAAATAGCCTTAAGAATCAAAAAGTAATTGGCGTGGCCTTTGATGGCACAGGGTTAGGCGCTGATAACCGGCTCTGGGGCGGGGAATTTTTTATTTGTAATTATAAAAACTTTAAAAGGGCGGCGCATTTAAAAGAAATTCCCCTCTTAGGCGCAGAGAGAGCAATATCAGAACCTATCAGGCTGGCTATTATCTGGCTTTACCTGATATATAAAGATAGATTCCTAAATTTAGGGCTGGATTTACTAAAAAAAATAAAACGGGAG is a window from the Candidatus Omnitrophota bacterium genome containing:
- a CDS encoding exonuclease domain-containing protein translates to MDKNIDEVEFTIFDTETTGLEPESGDKIVEIAGIRFIGEKRIAVFQELVNPRRMISEAAFAVNKITQEMLRDAPGIETVLPKFLDFIQGSCLCSYNAGFDLEFLNSELKSIGKTLTYNNAVVDILKMARRILPRLERYALWFVADKLGVKAAQKHRALSDVELTLEVFHKLKAILQDKGIMDFQNFLGLFGLNSAFLEDINNQKLAKIQQALDLRVSLKIKYLSSSSATVSEREVIPKEIKQEKNRHYLVGYCCLRKEERTFRVDGILHLEIV
- the pabB gene encoding aminodeoxychorismate synthase component I — protein: MAYSILKSYKLKFTPFEIFTALRQEKNCFFLDSSLNANLLGRYSFLGIDPFYILETKGEDPLPKLREILARYKVANHKNGPPFLGGAVGYLAYDLGFILEKKLKIKPKPSPGIPDCLFAFYNTVIILDHLKKITHISSVGFPEKKYRLEKTLCESNVRKIERLLSRINTCESGNGKNKPQNKPLGLKSNFTKEGYILAVKKAKEYIRRGDIYQVNLAQEFQAQATLSGWEIYRRLRKISPSYFSSYFDAGGQQILSSSPEGFLRLQAGRVTTRPMKGTRARSQNRIKDAKLKKELLDSAKDKAELAMIVDLERNDLGRVCNYDSIKVDTFRQLEEYSTVFQTTASVYGSLHKNKDNLDLIRACFPGGSITGCPKIRAMEIIEELEPSRRSIYTGCLGYLSFCGNMDLNILIRTILKKEDKLYFSVGGGIVADSRPQAEYEETLVKAKAMMEAINAL
- a CDS encoding aminotransferase class IV — protein: MKEIIFLNGKFLPLREAKISILTPGFLYGWGLFETMRAYHEKIVYFNAHLERINRSCKLIGINMPYSRNKLKGIIQETVKTNAFTDARVRLTLWKFAAGADTLVSVKKYCPYSYAKYKNGFRACVSSFRQNEGSHLAQLKTTSYLLYRLAYQQAKEQGFDESVILNPRGYICEGSSTNIFLVKNQELWTPALECGCLNGITRKAVLDLAKKYHIKAYEGNLSLPDLYAADEAFLTNSLLGIMPLAAVEKQRAGKGTGRYRITRFFMQEYHSLLTRGT